In a genomic window of Epinephelus fuscoguttatus linkage group LG23, E.fuscoguttatus.final_Chr_v1:
- the vbp1 gene encoding prefoldin subunit 3, translating to MAATIDNSNAVQATKRKHLGIPEAVFVEDVDSFMKLPGNETADSALRKLDEQYQKYKYMELNLSQKKLRLKSQIPQITQTLEILRHMQKKKETTTPMETHFLLADNVYCKASVPPTDKVCLWLGANVMLEYDIDEAQALLEKNLSTASRNLETLEDDLDFLRDQFTTTEVNMARVYNWDVKRRSKENLLKSADKS from the exons ATGGCTGCCACCATAGACAACAGCAATGCCGTTCAGGCGACAAAGAGAAAGCACCTCGGGATCCCCGAGGCTGTGTTCGTG GAGGATGTCGACTCTTTTATGAAGCTGCCAGGCAACGAGACGGCAGATTCAGCACTGAGGAAGCTGGACGAACAGTACcagaaatataaatacatgGAGCTCAACCTGTCTCAGAAGAAACTCAG GTTGAAAAGCCAGATCCCACAAATCACACAAACGCTAGAAATCCTACGGCACATGCAGAAGAAAAAG GAGACCACAACGCCCATGGAGACACACTTCCTATTGGCTGACAATGTTTACTGCAAGGCCTCAGTGCCGCCCACTGACAAAGTCTGCCTATGGTTAGGG GCTAACGTCATGTTAGAGTACGACATTGATGAAGCCCAGGCTCTCCTAGAGAAGAACCTATCCACGGCATCCCGTAATCTAGAGACGCTCGAGGATGATCTGGATTTCCTGCGAGACCAGTTCACCACCACCGAAGTCA ACATGGCACGAGTCTACAACTGGGACGTGAAGAGAAGGAGCAAAGAAAACCTCCTCAAATCAGCAGACAAGTCTTAA